In the genome of Microthrixaceae bacterium, one region contains:
- a CDS encoding nucleotidyltransferase domain-containing protein, which translates to MIAAVTDHITEIESLCRRFGVRRLVVFGSAVDGTFRAGLSDVDFLVELDPPTGQSRFDAYFGLKEALESLLRSPVDLVDPSALRNPYLAATVRENQAELYAA; encoded by the coding sequence ATGATCGCGGCTGTCACAGACCACATCACCGAGATCGAGTCGCTGTGTCGCCGCTTCGGTGTGCGACGTCTCGTGGTGTTCGGGTCGGCGGTCGATGGGACGTTCAGGGCTGGGTTGAGCGATGTCGACTTCCTGGTTGAGCTCGACCCACCAACGGGACAGTCACGCTTTGACGCCTACTTCGGCTTGAAGGAAGCGTTGGAGTCGCTGCTGCGCAGCCCTGTCGATCTGGTCGACCCCTCGGCCTTGCGAAACCCCTACCTCGCAGCAACAGTCAGGGAGAACCAAGCGGAGCTGTATGCAGCCTGA
- a CDS encoding SIR2 family protein: MSLSWRAGAGLPAAQRARRAHFKQQPEAELEQFGALTEELHESAHRLATHAQSGNLVLFLGAGASADSGLPDWSELLLDLLKMAGAEDINLDRFKALDYRDQATVVAKLKGEETTKIYEDLRERFGTPLGTLTHSLLASLPTSEAVTTNYDELFEQAVRAIEDDSIAVLPDQVVAPGQRWLLKLHGTIDRAATIVLTRRDYLSTASTHGALFGIVQAMLMTRHMLFVGYSLEDEDFHKLVEEVRVARSDANVVDVLGSTLTLEPDPLFTKLWEDDLTIIPMAEGRSDARQRSGQVEIDRSAALQNAARRLRIFLDKVAYEAADLRAFILDDAYSDMLNESEMRLKKTLVALRDASLGSADSNGSEWDPVHDLIASYGGPLPDRTRRSSGAQ; the protein is encoded by the coding sequence ATGTCGCTCTCGTGGCGCGCAGGCGCGGGCCTACCTGCGGCCCAACGGGCGCGCCGGGCCCACTTCAAGCAACAGCCAGAAGCGGAACTCGAGCAGTTTGGGGCCCTGACCGAGGAGCTCCACGAGTCGGCGCACAGGCTTGCAACCCACGCCCAATCCGGCAATCTCGTCCTCTTTCTGGGGGCAGGCGCGTCTGCGGACTCCGGGCTCCCGGACTGGTCGGAACTGTTGCTCGACCTGCTGAAAATGGCAGGTGCCGAGGACATCAACCTCGACCGGTTCAAGGCGCTGGACTACCGAGACCAAGCCACCGTTGTCGCCAAACTCAAAGGGGAGGAAACGACCAAGATCTACGAAGACCTCCGCGAACGATTCGGGACACCTCTAGGCACGCTGACCCACTCGCTCCTGGCGTCGCTCCCCACTTCTGAGGCCGTGACCACCAACTATGACGAGCTCTTCGAGCAGGCGGTCCGGGCAATCGAGGACGACTCCATTGCTGTCCTTCCCGACCAGGTTGTTGCGCCCGGTCAGCGTTGGCTTCTCAAGCTTCATGGGACCATCGATCGCGCCGCGACCATCGTGCTCACGCGACGGGACTACCTGTCGACGGCATCAACCCATGGGGCGTTGTTTGGCATCGTGCAGGCGATGCTCATGACCCGCCACATGTTGTTCGTCGGCTACTCGCTTGAAGACGAGGACTTCCACAAGTTGGTTGAGGAGGTGCGTGTTGCTCGATCCGACGCCAACGTGGTTGATGTCCTTGGCTCGACTCTCACGCTTGAGCCAGACCCGCTCTTCACCAAGCTGTGGGAGGACGACCTCACCATCATCCCGATGGCTGAAGGCCGCTCTGATGCTCGCCAAAGATCGGGCCAGGTGGAAATTGACCGCAGCGCCGCCTTACAGAACGCTGCCCGGCGACTCAGGATCTTCCTGGACAAGGTTGCCTACGAGGCGGCGGACCTGCGCGCCTTCATTCTCGACGATGCTTACAGCGACATGCTCAACGAATCGGAAATGCGGCTGAAGAAGACGCTGGTCGCCCTCAGGGATGCATCCCTTGGCAGTGCCGATAGCAACGGATCAGAGTGGGATCCGGTGCACGATTTGATCGCGAGCTATGGCGGTCCTCTTCCGGACCGAACGCGGCGCAGTTCCGGCGCACAGTAG
- a CDS encoding PASTA domain-containing protein: protein MTLAIITGTGCGTKGGDTQESQAETTAAPATTLTPTTSETPPSTAAPATTAAPTTTAAPVTTTAPPTTAAPAGYTMPDLVGQNLQDAQDELQSVSGNPLFYSASHDLAGNRNQVLDSNWKVCTQNIPAGSTFTDDTTVDFGVVKLDEICP, encoded by the coding sequence GTGACCTTGGCCATCATCACCGGAACCGGCTGTGGCACCAAGGGCGGGGATACTCAGGAATCTCAGGCTGAGACCACCGCTGCCCCAGCGACCACCCTCACTCCCACCACCTCAGAGACGCCCCCATCGACTGCCGCGCCAGCCACGACCGCGGCGCCTACAACGACCGCGGCGCCCGTCACCACGACAGCACCACCGACCACCGCTGCTCCGGCGGGATACACCATGCCCGATCTCGTGGGCCAGAACCTGCAGGACGCCCAAGACGAGCTCCAGTCAGTCTCAGGAAACCCGCTCTTCTACTCCGCGTCCCACGACCTTGCCGGCAACAGAAACCAGGTCCTGGATAGCAACTGGAAGGTCTGCACGCAGAACATCCCGGCCGGGTCGACCTTCACCGACGACACCACCGTCGACTTCGGTGTCGTGAAGCTGGACGAGATCTGCCCGTAG
- a CDS encoding EcsC family protein codes for MDNSTEFWDLSDLSPYERQAWDAIQKWQNAARRNLLPERMRGKAKELGTGVTTAWKAVPGTDQLTEVMEKVLAGGNQALTDAVAASLRRDRILEAARDAGADVHALSDMRQLDLEAIDGILPRLNIRYAATSAATGAGSGFVAGGGTAAVMGTAGVAAAPGGLAVGSALVADVVATIALAARVATHYAGYYGYDAREEEEKAVLLAVISAGVVGEGAARQTAMLHIRQVAMMVARRATWKELGEEAIVKLIQGLFAKLSVNLTKKKLAQALPVAGIAIGASFNYALMRKVGTAASYAYRERFLIEKYGLDTWMPTPSFDDLIVLDKLDALLPEPDGSYIERAGE; via the coding sequence GTGGACAACTCAACAGAATTCTGGGATCTCAGTGATCTCAGCCCGTACGAGCGGCAAGCGTGGGACGCCATCCAGAAGTGGCAAAACGCGGCGCGTCGCAACCTCCTGCCCGAGAGGATGCGCGGGAAAGCCAAAGAACTCGGGACAGGCGTCACCACCGCCTGGAAAGCTGTCCCCGGAACCGACCAGCTCACCGAAGTCATGGAGAAGGTTCTCGCTGGAGGAAACCAGGCTCTGACCGACGCAGTCGCTGCGTCGCTGCGCCGTGACCGCATCCTGGAAGCGGCCCGCGATGCAGGAGCTGACGTCCACGCTCTGTCCGACATGAGGCAGCTCGACCTTGAGGCCATCGACGGGATCCTTCCGAGGCTGAACATCCGTTATGCAGCAACCTCAGCGGCAACGGGCGCAGGATCGGGATTTGTCGCAGGGGGCGGAACAGCAGCCGTCATGGGCACCGCGGGCGTGGCAGCGGCACCGGGCGGACTCGCCGTTGGGAGTGCGCTCGTCGCCGACGTCGTAGCCACGATCGCCCTGGCGGCCCGCGTGGCAACTCACTACGCGGGCTACTACGGCTACGACGCGCGCGAGGAAGAGGAAAAGGCCGTCCTCCTAGCGGTCATCAGTGCCGGGGTCGTCGGGGAAGGCGCTGCAAGACAGACTGCGATGCTCCACATCCGACAGGTCGCGATGATGGTCGCACGACGAGCGACATGGAAGGAACTGGGCGAGGAGGCGATCGTGAAGCTCATTCAAGGCCTCTTCGCGAAACTCAGCGTCAATCTGACGAAGAAGAAGCTCGCTCAGGCACTGCCTGTCGCTGGAATCGCAATCGGCGCGAGCTTCAATTACGCGCTCATGCGGAAGGTAGGCACCGCTGCCTCCTACGCCTACCGCGAGCGATTCCTGATCGAAAAGTACGGACTTGACACTTGGATGCCAACTCCAAGCTTTGACGACCTCATAGTTCTGGACAAACTTGATGCACTCCTGCCCGAGCCGGACGGCTCCTACATCGAGAGGGCCGGCGAGTAG
- a CDS encoding Uma2 family endonuclease has translation MSVRQAIHRMTVDEYIRTVHDLGWTSTELIEGVVYDVTPEFDRHAGTVMTVLHQLEDAFPHDVVRVVGSVQLSSTTIMDPDAYVIDGTFPRHPDRPIPIGAVKLVVEVSVTTQLHDGGPKLAAYAQAAVPEVWLIDPRPDAATLTRHRHPSGNGYRTIDTIAIGENASRLDATEVLSS, from the coding sequence ATGTCTGTCAGGCAGGCGATTCACCGCATGACCGTCGACGAGTACATCCGCACCGTTCACGACCTCGGATGGACCTCCACCGAGCTCATCGAGGGAGTGGTGTACGACGTGACACCGGAGTTCGACCGCCACGCCGGGACCGTCATGACCGTGCTTCACCAGTTGGAGGATGCCTTTCCCCATGACGTCGTCCGAGTCGTCGGCAGCGTCCAGCTCAGCTCGACCACGATCATGGATCCCGATGCCTACGTCATCGACGGCACCTTTCCCCGCCACCCAGACCGGCCCATCCCAATCGGCGCGGTGAAGCTGGTGGTGGAGGTGAGCGTCACGACCCAGCTCCACGACGGTGGACCGAAGCTGGCCGCCTACGCCCAGGCCGCCGTGCCCGAGGTGTGGTTGATCGATCCCCGCCCCGATGCCGCAACTCTGACCCGCCACCGCCATCCCAGCGGCAACGGCTATCGGACCATCGACACGATCGCCATCGGCGAGAACGCCAGCCGTCTCGACGCCACCGAGGTCCTGTCCAGCTAG
- a CDS encoding amidohydrolase family protein produces MLDHLITGGTVIDGTGAPARPADIAVRDGKIVAVAEPGTITEEAAQVTDATAMLVIPGAIDPHTHYDAQIHWDAYASPSNVHGVTTVIAGNCGFTLAPLRAEDGAYTREMMASVEGMSVAALEEGVPWNWETFGEYLDVLEGKVGVNIGFLVGHCALRRYVMGADAIGNEASPEQVAEMQRVLSESIEAGALGFSTTQSRTHSDGDGQPVSSRWATKDEILAMCEVVGRYPGTTLEGMTDGCLDRFSDEEIDLFADMSATAGRPLNWNVLTIDSKVPDRIPRQLSAADVAAERGGRIVALTLPVQVPMNMSFLNHCGLFLIPGWGDILRLPLAERMARLQDPETQAFMVERAGSEEAGVFRRLADFENYIIGDTYSEANEGLQGRRVGDLAAERGKDAFATLVDIVVADDLRTVLWPIPPDGDAESWELRRQTWADDRSILGGSDAGAHLDRMCGAPFPTRFLGDCLRGRKLVSVERAVQMMTSDQAALFGLRDRGRLVEGYQADVVVVDPETVGSELATLVHDLPGNSPRLTADSIGVRKVLVNGVVTVVDGQATGDLPGTVLRSGTHTDTVATR; encoded by the coding sequence ATGCTCGACCACCTGATCACCGGCGGAACCGTCATCGACGGCACCGGCGCCCCGGCCCGGCCCGCCGACATCGCGGTGCGGGACGGGAAGATCGTGGCGGTGGCAGAGCCGGGCACCATCACCGAGGAGGCGGCCCAGGTAACCGACGCCACCGCCATGTTGGTGATCCCCGGCGCCATCGACCCCCACACCCACTACGACGCCCAGATCCACTGGGACGCCTACGCCTCGCCGTCCAACGTGCACGGCGTGACCACGGTGATCGCCGGTAACTGCGGGTTCACCCTGGCCCCGCTGCGGGCCGAGGACGGGGCCTACACCCGCGAGATGATGGCCAGCGTCGAAGGCATGTCGGTGGCGGCGCTCGAAGAGGGCGTGCCGTGGAACTGGGAGACCTTCGGTGAGTACCTGGACGTGCTCGAAGGCAAGGTCGGGGTCAACATCGGGTTCCTGGTCGGGCACTGCGCGCTGCGCCGCTACGTGATGGGTGCCGACGCCATCGGCAACGAAGCCAGCCCCGAGCAGGTGGCCGAGATGCAGCGGGTCCTGTCTGAGTCGATCGAGGCCGGGGCCCTCGGCTTCTCCACCACCCAGAGCCGCACCCATTCCGACGGCGACGGCCAGCCGGTGTCGTCACGATGGGCCACCAAGGACGAGATCCTGGCCATGTGCGAGGTGGTGGGTCGCTACCCCGGCACCACGCTGGAAGGCATGACCGACGGCTGCCTCGACCGCTTCAGCGACGAGGAGATCGACCTGTTCGCCGACATGTCGGCCACTGCCGGGCGCCCCCTCAACTGGAACGTCCTCACCATCGACTCCAAGGTGCCCGACCGCATCCCCCGCCAGCTCTCGGCCGCCGACGTCGCCGCCGAACGGGGCGGGCGGATCGTGGCCCTCACCCTGCCGGTGCAGGTGCCCATGAACATGAGCTTCCTCAACCACTGCGGGCTGTTCCTGATCCCCGGTTGGGGTGACATCCTCCGGCTGCCGCTGGCCGAGCGCATGGCCCGCCTCCAGGATCCCGAGACCCAGGCGTTCATGGTGGAACGGGCCGGGTCCGAAGAGGCCGGGGTGTTCCGCCGTCTGGCCGACTTCGAGAACTACATCATCGGCGACACCTACTCGGAGGCCAACGAGGGCCTCCAGGGCCGCCGCGTCGGTGACCTGGCTGCCGAACGAGGCAAGGACGCCTTCGCCACCCTCGTCGACATCGTGGTGGCCGACGACCTGCGCACCGTGTTGTGGCCCATCCCGCCCGACGGTGACGCCGAGTCGTGGGAGCTGCGCCGCCAGACCTGGGCCGATGACCGCTCGATCCTTGGTGGTTCCGACGCCGGCGCCCACCTCGACCGCATGTGCGGAGCACCGTTCCCCACCCGGTTCCTGGGCGACTGCCTGCGAGGCCGCAAGCTGGTCAGCGTGGAGCGGGCGGTACAGATGATGACCAGCGACCAGGCCGCCCTATTCGGCCTGCGCGACCGTGGCCGGCTGGTCGAGGGCTACCAGGCCGACGTGGTGGTGGTCGACCCCGAGACGGTGGGCAGCGAGCTGGCCACCCTGGTACACGACCTGCCCGGCAACTCGCCGCGCCTCACCGCCGACTCCATCGGGGTCCGCAAGGTGCTGGTGAACGGCGTGGTCACCGTGGTCGACGGACAGGCCACCGGCGACCTCCCCGGCACCGTCCTACGCAGCGGAACCCACACCGACACCGTCGCCACCCGCTGA
- a CDS encoding ISL3 family transposase — MRATTAFNRLLALESTTVQAVRLETTEIVVVVRLATRRLRCPDCDYTTSATYDHRPSPSRWRHLDVCGRSLMLECDLRRLRCPAHGVRTQAVPFARPGARITRQFENLIVWCASSMDWTAASVLCRVAWRTVANVVERVVPSSTELSELDGLVHIGVDEISWKRGHKYLTLVIDHDSGKVIWGAKDRTAVTLDAFFDDLGETKTAAIKSVSMDFGAPYAKAVREKAPHAAICLDPFHAVALATKALDQTRRDTWRDMRGVDPDAARRFKGTRFVLLGNPENLTENQAADLRRIQQGGGTIWKAYQLKEALRGIYAEATLSLDESIDLLHAWIDAAQQSGIAPFVKLASTFKQRSQEVINTWIWGTTNARNEGTHSAIRAVFSRAHGFHRADTALAAINLTCGTTPSPTHTQQPPSHPQLHQENQIFSQAPKPRSHPNASSYELARCKLDQLQAVFGGRNQS; from the coding sequence GTGCGCGCCACGACTGCATTCAACCGTCTCCTCGCCCTTGAGTCCACCACCGTGCAAGCTGTGCGGCTCGAAACCACCGAGATCGTGGTCGTGGTCAGGTTGGCGACCCGGCGGCTGCGTTGCCCTGACTGCGACTACACGACCTCTGCCACCTATGACCACCGGCCCAGCCCGTCGAGGTGGCGACACCTCGACGTGTGTGGCCGATCGCTCATGTTGGAATGTGACCTGCGGAGGCTTCGCTGCCCGGCTCATGGGGTTCGCACCCAAGCAGTGCCTTTCGCCAGACCCGGCGCACGGATCACCCGTCAGTTCGAGAACCTGATCGTGTGGTGCGCCTCGTCGATGGACTGGACCGCGGCATCGGTGCTGTGCCGCGTCGCGTGGCGCACCGTCGCCAACGTCGTCGAACGCGTCGTACCCAGCTCAACGGAGTTGTCCGAGCTCGACGGGCTGGTTCACATCGGCGTGGACGAGATCTCCTGGAAACGCGGACACAAGTACCTGACCTTGGTCATCGACCACGATTCCGGCAAGGTCATCTGGGGGGCCAAGGACCGCACCGCAGTCACACTCGACGCGTTCTTCGACGATCTCGGCGAAACCAAGACCGCTGCCATCAAGTCGGTCTCGATGGACTTCGGTGCCCCCTACGCGAAAGCCGTCCGTGAGAAGGCCCCCCACGCCGCGATCTGTCTCGACCCGTTCCACGCCGTTGCCTTGGCGACCAAAGCCCTCGACCAGACCCGCCGCGACACATGGCGCGACATGCGAGGAGTCGACCCCGACGCTGCCCGTCGCTTCAAGGGCACCCGGTTCGTGTTGCTAGGCAACCCCGAGAACCTCACCGAAAACCAAGCCGCCGACCTACGTCGGATCCAACAAGGCGGCGGGACCATCTGGAAGGCCTACCAACTCAAAGAAGCACTCCGCGGCATCTACGCGGAGGCCACCCTCTCCCTCGACGAGTCCATCGACCTGCTCCACGCATGGATCGACGCCGCCCAACAGTCAGGCATCGCCCCATTCGTCAAGCTCGCCAGCACGTTCAAACAACGATCCCAGGAGGTCATCAACACCTGGATCTGGGGCACCACCAACGCCCGCAACGAAGGAACCCACTCAGCCATCCGAGCCGTGTTCTCCCGAGCGCACGGCTTCCACCGTGCCGACACAGCCCTCGCCGCCATCAACCTCACCTGCGGCACCACCCCATCCCCAACCCACACCCAGCAGCCGCCTAGCCACCCACAACTACATCAGGAGAACCAAATTTTTTCGCAAGCACCAAAACCGCGGTCGCATCCGAACGCCTCGTCTTACGAACTGGCAAGATGCAAACTCGACCAGTTACAAGCCGTATTCGGAGGACGTAATCAGTCCTAA